Proteins encoded within one genomic window of Verrucomicrobiota bacterium:
- a CDS encoding fibronectin type III domain-containing protein has translation MSFSSNAGMLRTMLIALLGRTAVLAVITGFSVVWPAAGQTGRSVTLRWDASAGPDLAGYRVHYGMSSGNYTQKNDVGNVTGTTVSNLTAGQTYYFVVTDYDTAGLESVPSNEVTYTVPEPSPTPTPVPTPVPTLTPTPTPTPTSTRVQGSGSALTAAPDSGSSPSSGGTPALTPAPTATPAPTATPAPTATPAPTATPEPSATPEPSASPEPTITPEPTVTPAPTATPAPTATPAPTVTPEPTPEPTLTPFPTPTPDPNATPTPTPAPPLLVSVMVSSPNGADFVDPAAITLTASASGGNGTITQVQYFNGSRKIGQAYQPPYQFTWQQVHAGIYNLTAVAIDNHHAAVTSGPVTVSVDRR, from the coding sequence ATGAGCTTCTCATCGAATGCAGGGATGTTGCGAACAATGCTCATCGCCCTGCTTGGACGGACGGCCGTTCTTGCGGTAATAACGGGATTTTCCGTGGTCTGGCCCGCAGCAGGCCAGACCGGTCGAAGCGTCACCCTGCGTTGGGACGCGAGCGCCGGCCCTGACTTGGCCGGCTACCGTGTGCATTACGGGATGTCGAGCGGAAACTACACCCAGAAGAATGATGTAGGAAACGTCACTGGTACAACGGTCTCAAACCTCACCGCCGGGCAGACCTACTATTTCGTGGTCACGGATTACGATACCGCCGGGCTTGAAAGCGTGCCCTCAAACGAAGTGACTTACACCGTACCGGAACCGTCGCCTACTCCGACCCCTGTTCCGACCCCTGTTCCGACGCTCACTCCCACTCCCACTCCAACACCCACGTCCACGCGGGTCCAAGGCTCTGGCTCTGCGCTCACCGCTGCCCCCGATTCCGGCAGTTCCCCTTCTTCCGGCGGTACGCCTGCACTCACGCCTGCGCCGACGGCCACCCCTGCGCCAACGGCCACCCCTGCACCGACCGCTACCCCTGCGCCGACCGCTACCCCTGAACCATCCGCCACGCCTGAACCGTCCGCCAGCCCTGAACCGACCATCACCCCTGAACCGACCGTCACCCCTGCGCCGACGGCCACCCCTGCGCCGACGGCCACCCCTGCGCCGACCGTCACCCCTGAACCGACGCCGGAACCCACCCTGACGCCCTTCCCTACACCGACTCCGGATCCTAACGCGACACCGACGCCCACCCCTGCACCCCCCCTCTTGGTGAGTGTCATGGTTAGCTCACCGAACGGGGCGGATTTCGTCGATCCGGCCGCCATCACGCTTACGGCATCGGCGAGCGGTGGCAACGGGACGATCACCCAGGTTCAGTATTTCAACGGCAGCAGAAAAATCGGCCAGGCCTACCAGCCGCCTTACCAGTTCACGTGGCAGCAGGTTCATGCCGGCATCTACAACCTCACGGCCGTTGCGATCGACAACCATCACGCTGCAGTAACCAGCGGCCCTGTCACCGTATCGGTTGACCGCAGGTAG
- a CDS encoding serpin family protein: protein MREHFRQPFYQLFGAFLCLASTGPGFTAEPHSDLAGNTSRFGFQLLARLVRNEPRKQNFVISPVSIDLALKMTYAGAEGTTATAIADTTGWSGIARERILEAGAALRNALKDAGTDVELRIANAIWVDAQVELKDQFSREIKNIFSGEIFSRRFQDPDIVRDINTWVSRQTAGKISELASKPPPPPLLLVDAVYFKAPWRSRFEPRASAGQAFYLEDKTRVDAVMMHQTASFPYLKSDAFEAVRLPYIGDRFGLVLLLPAVGLSTRDLVAQLSERSWSELQSRFQLTRCDVAVPKFKITYETALDQPLKDLGMDQAFDRRTADFRRMLAGTTFPLYIGSVLHKTYLRVDEAGSEAAAATAVGMRASALPLPTGIKVVFDRPFVLAITDQRTQTILFTGILGNPENAGL from the coding sequence TTTCCAACTCCTTGCACGGCTCGTCAGGAATGAGCCCCGGAAACAGAACTTCGTCATCTCACCGGTCAGCATCGACCTGGCTCTGAAAATGACTTATGCCGGCGCCGAGGGAACTACCGCGACGGCCATCGCCGATACGACCGGTTGGAGCGGCATTGCCCGTGAACGGATCCTTGAAGCGGGGGCGGCTCTGCGAAACGCGCTTAAAGACGCGGGCACGGACGTCGAACTCCGGATCGCCAATGCAATCTGGGTCGACGCCCAGGTCGAGTTGAAAGATCAGTTCTCCCGGGAGATTAAAAACATTTTTAGCGGCGAAATCTTTTCCCGGCGTTTTCAGGATCCCGATATCGTCCGGGACATCAATACCTGGGTCAGCCGCCAAACCGCAGGCAAGATTTCCGAACTGGCCTCAAAGCCGCCGCCACCGCCATTGCTGCTGGTTGACGCCGTCTACTTCAAGGCGCCCTGGCGCAGCCGTTTCGAACCGCGCGCCAGCGCCGGCCAGGCATTCTACCTTGAGGATAAAACCCGGGTCGACGCCGTCATGATGCACCAGACCGCTTCTTTCCCCTACCTTAAGTCGGACGCGTTCGAAGCGGTCCGGCTCCCCTACATTGGGGATCGATTTGGTCTCGTTCTTCTGCTGCCAGCCGTCGGGCTGAGCACGAGGGATCTCGTCGCGCAGCTGAGTGAGCGTTCCTGGTCCGAGCTCCAAAGCCGGTTTCAACTCACCCGGTGTGACGTTGCGGTGCCGAAGTTTAAGATCACCTACGAAACGGCGCTGGACCAGCCCCTCAAGGACCTCGGCATGGACCAGGCATTTGATCGTCGGACCGCCGACTTTCGGCGCATGCTGGCCGGCACGACGTTCCCCTTGTACATCGGGAGCGTCCTCCACAAAACCTACCTTCGCGTGGACGAGGCCGGAAGCGAAGCGGCGGCCGCAACCGCGGTGGGGATGCGGGCCTCGGCGCTTCCGTTGCCAACGGGTATAAAAGTTGTTTTTGACCGGCCTTTCGTGCTGGCGATTACGGACCAGCGGACGCAGACCATTCTCTTCACCGGGATCCTGGGCAACCCCGAAAATGCCGGATTGTAA